The region GAATGTGCTTGGATATTTCTTCCTGGGGGTCTCCTTCATCTTCAATGAAATCATCCATGTCTGGGTCATATTCATCATCACTTTCTTCTTTACACTCTCGAAGCCTTTTGTAGCCAGTAGGGAAGGGGAGCCTTTGAGGTCCTGGGACAGATCTGTAGCCAGACGGCAGAGGCTTCATTCCATTTATCTGTCCATTGCTTGACCGACTAATAATATTCTTTGAAGaaattgtttctgagacaactgTGCACTTGGGTTTTATGGGGAGGCCTGGGCTACTAACTGTGCGTCCAGGTCCCAAGCTGCTCACTGGTCTTCCAGGGCCTGAACTGACAGTCCTTCTAGCTGGAACGGAACCACTTATAGACGTCCCAGGGCCACTGACTGACTGCCCAGGGGGACCTAGGCTGCTCACTGGTCGTCGGATGTCATGTAGACTGTTTACAGGCCCCGTAGGACCTCCAGAACTGCTCGAAGATCTTCCAGAACCACCAGGGCTACTGATGGGTCGCCCAGGGTCAGTGGAGCTGCTGGCAGGTAGTCCAGTACCATTTGCGCCATTGACTGTTCGTCCAGAGGGATGTGGATTGCTGGCCAGCTTTCTGATCCCACTGATGGACTGCTTGGGTCCTGAGCTGGAGCTGCTGTTCTGGCGCCTGGGTATGGCGCCAGAACTAACTGTGGGCCAAGCTGTCCCTGGGCTAGGTTGTCCAGAAGCTGAGTCAGTGTTGCTGCCTGGCTGTCTGATACCTGGACTCTTGTTGTGTGGGAAGACTGTGGGCCCAGGTTTGGAATGACTGGGATGAGAAGGAAGAGGTTTTCTGGCTTTCTGCTCAGAAGCAGACTTTTGAGTCCCACTAGCAGAAGTCTTTGGGACACTTGGGGAACAGGTGCTGGGCTGGGGCTTTCCAGCCCCATGGGAGACAGGTCTATTGTGTGAGGCCTGGGAGCTACTGCCAGATCCGGCCTTGATCCTCTCTCCTGGAGTGGATTTGTGTGGAGACAAAGCTACTTGCTTCTCATTGCCTGTGCTGGGTTTGGATGTCTTCTCAGCACGAGGAAAGAGCAATCCTTTGGAAAAAGTCTGCCTGTCCCCAGAACCCTTGCTGGGTTTTGTGCCCACACTGTCTCTATGagagggagacacaggcagagggAATTTGGCTTCTGTCTCAGGTTTCTTGTTCTTATGCATTCGTCCAAGAAACTCTCGCTCCCTGAGTTCCTTCGCAGTCAAAGGcctctcttctgcttttctcACTGCCTTGACCTCCACTGGTTCGAACTGCTTCTTCTCAGCTAACCTCATTAATTCAGTGAAGGTCATGGGGGGAGGGGCTCTTTTAAGGGGGGCCTTTGGTTGGCTTTCAGCTTTGAGAGGCTCTTGGTCCTCCTTGAATTCCTGCTCCAACTCACCCTGACTGTAGTCTAGGAactcccctgtctccacctcataCTCTGGGTCAGTGCCCTGGTTTGGGCGGCTTCCTGCTCTCTGgctcttctttgtcttttccttaacAGGAATCCCGTCGTAGCCATAAAAATTGTCCTTTGTCCTTCTGGCcatagctctggctctcctgtcATGTTTGAGCTCAATTCGTTTTCTGACTAGTTCTTCTcgcctccttttcttctctaagGCGGTCCGCCTaagctcctcttctttcctccgcAGGAAAGCTTGCACAGCTGCCGGCTGGACACCTTTCACCTTTGGATCTTTCTTAGGAGGCCCCACTGCCAAACTGTATCTTTTCGGAACATGGTTGACACCTTGTCCCTTGGAAGCAATCAGGAGGATTTCTCTGAAGTCCATGTCTGCCCGAAGAGAAAAATCCGGCTGGGCCAGGGCCTCGGGACACAGGGGACGCGAGTCTTGTCGCTGGCAGTGCGAATTCCAATTGGTTttaatagtaaaaacccagagtcagatattaggggtgtgaaagctgaaagatcagagaaataaAGCAGCaggccactagttcttacctccaCAAATCTTCAGACCGAATACGGTATCCTCTCTCTACAAGTGCTCAGACTGAATGCTGCCTCTATGAAACTTCAGACTGAATCACAAGCCCCTGTCTCCCCTCCGAATTTATATCCTCTCTAAGCCCCGCCCACCCGTATCAccacctcctgtctccacctcccaaatgctgggattaaaggtgtgagctgccaggtggatTCCAACtcgtgtagccaaggatggccttgggctctcagagatcctcctgcctcagtctctggagtgctgggattaaaggtgtgagctgccaccactagtatttgtttctcttttaggtgCATTCCAACTCGtgtagcctaggatggccttGGGCTCTCAGAAATCTCAGAGTGCTGCGATTAAACGTGTGTTCCACCgctacctggcctctatggctaactagtggctagctctgcactctgatcttcaggcaagctttatttgttaaaacaaaatatcaccacatctCCTGATAGCTATTATCTATTGAACTGTTTCaatggcctttttaaaaaaaacactttaacgggctggagagatggctcagcggttgagagcactgcctgctcttccgagggtcctgagttcaattcccagcaaccacatggtggctcacaaccatctgaaatgagatctgatgccttcttctggccttcaggcagacacacaagacagaatattgtatacataataaataaataaataaatatagaacaaaaacaaacaaaaaaacactttaaCTATAAATATTGGATTCTGAGTGCTGGTGACTTTGGGGCACAACTCTGAAGAAGGGCTGTATGTGTTCTCCATAACCCCAGCCCCTGAAGTCAAGTTCTTTCTGAGGATTGTTGACAGGTTAGAACAAAGGAAAATCACAACTCACTGTTCAGAAGTCGAATAAAATATAACAGCCTATGAATTGATCCAGCATGATAGAAAACATGAACCAGAATTCCTGTTATATTTCACATATGGGGTGATTcactaaataaaaagataaaacccaACATGGTATGaagaaccagttttttttttaaatttttatttatttattatgtatacagtattctgtctgtgtgtacacctgcaggccagaggagggcatcagacctcattacagatggttgtgagccaccatgtgattgctgagaattgaactcaggacctttggaagagcaggcaatgctcttaaccgccaagtcgtctctctagcccccaagaaccagttttgttttgagacaggattgtctttgtgtagccgtggctgttctggaactcactccgtagcccaggctggcctctaactcacagagatccacctgcctctgcctcccacttgctgggattaaaggtaggcaCCAACCCTTTGTTGAAAACTAGTTTTTACCTACAACTGCCATATACAATATTTAATGTTTGTCATAGGGTCTGGCAAGGTGTCTGAGCTGATCGAGGTcagatgggaggagaaaataCTCCCAGAACGGCTGACCTTCGACCTCTACACAGGTGCTGTGGCGGAGGTATGCATAAGCAATGCTTTATAAATGACTGTTAGACGACTCTGTCTTACCAGAGACATCCAGTAGGTGACACTGTTTACATTTGTACACAGAAGACTTATAGATACACGTTTGTTCACGTACATTTTGCTTTGTGAAGCCCTTAACTAAAAATGGTCTCTGGGGACTTACTTCCTTATTTGTCAGTCACACTCATTGTGGAAAACGTATTGTCAAAAATATTCACGCCGACCAGTTATTTCTCAGCAAATCCCACGGGGTCACCCAAGCACTGCTGTGTTCTTCAGTCACCTTCTTAGCACCCATCACGATCTAAAGTGCTGTGTAACTCATCCATTCACTTTTGTATCTACTAAAACATGACACTTTCCTGAGCGGATCTGTCTTGGTCActgctctgcctcccaccacAACTAAAATACCCCTTGGTACATAATGGGCAATCAGTGGGCTCTCGTTAAACAGatggcaaagaaaacaaacacctcATTCCTTCCTTTGACTTAAGAAGTAAGGTTAGGGACAGTATCGGGACAATGAACCAGAAGGAATAAAACTATCTACAAAACAGACTTGatgtcaaaatttatttttttctttgtgtgtgtgtacacgtgtgtgcaaatgcacatgAGTGTGAAGGTCATCCCTGGTTGAgtaggtggatccctgtgagttcaaggctagcctggtctacaagtgaattccaggacagccaggaattacacagagaaaccctgtctggagaaacCAACCCCAcacaaacgagagagagagagagagagagagagagagagagagagagagagagagaaatataattttttttaattttataattaaaggcgtgcgccaccaccacccgactgagAGAAATATAATTAAGGTTTAACTTCAACTACTAAAGATGTGGAGAGTTTTACTCCTAATAATTATTCAGGCATCcttctttaaaaatgacattaaagccgggcggtggtggcgcacgcctttaatcccagcacttgggaggcagaggcaggcggatctctgggagctcgaggccagcctggtctacaagagttagttccgggaccggcaccaaagctacagagaaaccctgtctcaaaaaaccgaaaaaaaaaaccaaacaaacaaataaaaatggcatTAAATCATGATATCCAAGGTGAGACTTATAagccagatttatttttattattttttaatttatttggagTTTTAGGGGTAGAGTTGGAATTGTCCTCTGCtcacatttggaggtcagagaacaactctctTCTTTCAGATTGTTTTGAAGTAGAGTTTTGTTGGTTTCCTCCCCTGCATCTACTCAAGGGTAGTTGACTCATGAAATTTCAGCTGATTTTCTTTTATCCAGCTCCCATCtcacagctgggattacagatcctTGCCACCATATCCTTCATTTTAAGGTGTTTCCAGAATGTAACTCGGGTTATAAGCATTGTGTGGCAAGTGTTTTTGCCAGTTAAGCTGTCAGAGTCCAGTTCTGCTGACTTCTGCCCAGGGTTCGGTCAGGTTGCCTCAGCGTGGCGAAAGGGATCTCAGGATAGCTCTAATCTGAGGGAAAGGAATCACAGGCTTGCCCTTCCAGTCAGGTCTCTTTCTTGTTCTGCTTTAATTCTGGTTTTCTTGCCCTAATTGTCTATAATTTCTTTGCTCTAATTCTCTGACTCAATTCTAATTCCAGTTACAAAtctcttttctaatttgtttttgttccaattatttatgttttccttcttcttccttttcctactTTATCTTTCTACATTCTTTACTCTTCCAATCTTATTTCTTCTGCTGTTACAAATTCCTAAGCATATATATTCATTAGTAACTTGTTAGTAATAAAAAACTACAAGGAAAATTCTCAGGGATACAGGCATCCTTTGAAGATATGTAGCAAAACTTAATCAGCTAGTTTGTAGCTAACCACAGCCACAGCTGTGGCAAGGTTCCAgccctctcttttttaaaaaatatttatttatttattatgtatacaatattctgtctgtgtgtatgtctgcaggccagaagagggcaccagacctcattacagatggttgtgagccaccatgtggttgttgttaattgaactcagaacctttggaagagcagacaatgctcttaaccactgagccatctcttcagcccctccagCCCTCTCTTAAAGGGGCTGCTACAGGTTACGAAGGGAGAAAACTAAGCCATTAAGAGATTtaagaaaaag is a window of Chionomys nivalis chromosome 13, mChiNiv1.1, whole genome shotgun sequence DNA encoding:
- the LOC130885566 gene encoding protein SPT2 homolog, which translates into the protein MDFREILLIASKGQGVNHVPKRYSLAVGPPKKDPKVKGVQPAAVQAFLRRKEEELRRTALEKKRRREELVRKRIELKHDRRARAMARRTKDNFYGYDGIPVKEKTKKSQRAGSRPNQGTDPEYEVETGEFLDYSQGELEQEFKEDQEPLKAESQPKAPLKRAPPPMTFTELMRLAEKKQFEPVEVKAVRKAEERPLTAKELREREFLGRMHKNKKPETEAKFPLPVSPSHRDSVGTKPSKGSGDRQTFSKGLLFPRAEKTSKPSTGNEKQVALSPHKSTPGERIKAGSGSSSQASHNRPVSHGAGKPQPSTCSPSVPKTSASGTQKSASEQKARKPLPSHPSHSKPGPTVFPHNKSPGIRQPGSNTDSASGQPSPGTAWPTVSSGAIPRRQNSSSSSGPKQSISGIRKLASNPHPSGRTVNGANGTGLPASSSTDPGRPISSPGGSGRSSSSSGGPTGPVNSLHDIRRPVSSLGPPGQSVSGPGTSISGSVPARRTVSSGPGRPVSSLGPGRTVSSPGLPIKPKCTVVSETISSKNIISRSSNGQINGMKPLPSGYRSVPGPQRLPFPTGYKRLRECKEESDDEYDPDMDDFIEDEGDPQEEISKHIREIFGYDRRKYKDESDDALRYMESSWQEQQKEEAKSLRLGKQEDRQEMRREEEERKRRKAKKLKFPYVSSC